One genomic window of Magnolia sinica isolate HGM2019 chromosome 3, MsV1, whole genome shotgun sequence includes the following:
- the LOC131239717 gene encoding uncharacterized protein LOC131239717 yields the protein MLDTICLEFLGIVMLLVITYASMVGKLLSMQDMHAMSNVGQIKALKKWAPTMKIMSFKSDDLLGTPVSWLGCCTHLTPGICVKVDSTILSIVGVKDLLELYAKEHHILVMNNPQQLRELEIFVSFKGGATSMTVL from the exons ATGTTGGATACTATTTGTCTTGAGTTTTTGGGCATTGTTATGTTACTAGTGATAACATATGCCTCAATGGTTGGTAAGTTACTGTCCATGCAGGACATGCATGCCATGTCAAATGTGGGTCAAATCAAAGCATTGAAAAAATGGGCCCCAACCATGAAGATTATGTCATTCAAATCAG ATGATCTTCTTGGCACACCTGTTTCATGGCTTGGATGTTGTACACACTTAACACCTGGCATTTGTGTTAAGGTTGATAGTACCATTCTGTCGATTGTGGGT GTTAAGGATCTTCTAGAGTTATATGCAAAGGAGCATCATATTCTTGTCATGAATAATCCCCAACAACTGAGAGAGTTGGAAATCTTTGTTTCATTCAAG GGAGGAGCTACAAGTATGACCGTCCTCTGA